A stretch of the Rhodothermales bacterium genome encodes the following:
- a CDS encoding polyphosphate kinase 2 family protein has product MDKNEKANVKVDLDRYRIKPGSKVNLGDRTTDDGDGLVDKAAARKAFEAARASVVDMQEKLYAEGEQSVLLVLQAMDTAGKDSTIRKITEGINPQGCHVYSFKVPSVNELARDFLWRVHNQVPRKGHIGIFNRSHYEDVLVVRVKQFAPAELIEKRYDHINAFERLLVDHGTRVVKVMLHVSKEYQLTRLRRRLERPEKQWKFNPGDLKERARWDDYMSAYELMLERCSTAHAPWYVVPAEKRWYRNLLVSRILLETMQEMDPQMPDLSYDPADYPPESLV; this is encoded by the coding sequence ATGGACAAGAATGAAAAGGCGAACGTGAAGGTTGACCTTGATCGGTATCGTATCAAGCCGGGATCGAAGGTTAATCTGGGAGATCGAACGACAGACGATGGTGACGGCCTGGTCGATAAGGCGGCGGCGCGAAAAGCGTTTGAGGCGGCTCGTGCGAGTGTGGTCGACATGCAGGAGAAGCTCTACGCAGAGGGCGAGCAATCGGTACTGCTGGTACTTCAGGCTATGGACACGGCAGGGAAGGACAGTACGATTCGAAAGATTACTGAGGGGATCAACCCGCAGGGCTGTCACGTGTACAGTTTCAAGGTGCCTTCGGTGAATGAGCTTGCGCGCGATTTTCTGTGGCGCGTTCACAATCAGGTGCCTCGCAAGGGGCACATCGGCATCTTCAATCGATCACACTACGAAGACGTGTTGGTGGTTCGCGTCAAGCAGTTCGCACCTGCTGAGCTGATCGAAAAGCGATACGATCACATTAACGCCTTTGAGAGGCTTCTGGTAGATCACGGGACACGTGTCGTGAAGGTCATGTTACACGTGTCGAAGGAATACCAGCTTACGCGACTCAGACGTCGTCTCGAGCGACCCGAGAAGCAGTGGAAGTTCAATCCCGGTGACCTTAAGGAGCGAGCGAGATGGGATGATTACATGAGCGCGTATGAGCTCATGCTGGAAAGGTGTTCGACCGCTCACGCGCCGTGGTATGTCGTTCCGGCGGAAAAGCGGTGGTATCGTAATCTGCTCGTCAGTCGGATTCTCCTGGAGACCATGCAGGAGATGGATCCGCAGATGCCAGACCTGTCATACGATCCGGCGGATTATCCTCCCGAATCCCTGGTGTAG